One segment of Meriones unguiculatus strain TT.TT164.6M chromosome 3, Bangor_MerUng_6.1, whole genome shotgun sequence DNA contains the following:
- the LOC132652910 gene encoding PRAME family member 12-like, with translation MSAQTPPTLLKLAMQALLRDETLDMSALDKLPMVFFPALFKEALIGRHTTTVKAMVAAWPFPCLPVGALMKTPDLETFQAVLAGVDTWLQRKFHPRRGKLQVLDLRKKHHEFWSIWAGAEDGGCSAETTDEQQVVKVLPRYALRRRLKVVADLCFRLRADEEQRCFLQWAHQRKGSIQFCCPEMTIWAQPIHIMKEILNVFHPEHIRVFELNTHWNVFLLAAFAPCLGEMRNLHKLLLAPISTSVFKISNRTTDREDKCINKFISQFSRFNCLQHLSLKSVYFLRDRINQVLRCLTTPLETLSITYCHISQADLNYFSECSKLSELKHLDMKGVPLKALDLMPLRVLLENVADTLLSLDLKACRMKDSHLTVLIPALSKCSQLCKVNFYCNEFSMPILRDLLQHTANLSKMKVEKYPAPIECYDEFGYVSIERFVQLCAEQIDRLRVIRQPKCISFATHMCPRCGERCVYGMGSRLCLCQRRQR, from the exons ATGAGTGCTCAGACTCCACCCACACTCCTGAAGCTGGCAatgcaggctctgctgagagatGAGACCTTGGACATGTCAGCTCTGGACAAACTGCCCATGGTGTTCTTCCCAGCACTGTTCAAGGAGGCCTTGATTGGCAGACACACTACAACTGTGAAAGCAATGGtggcagcctggcctttcccctgtctccctgtggggGCATTGATGAAGACCCCTGACTTGGAAACCTTCCAGGCAGTTTTAGCAGGAGTAGATACATGGCTGCAAAGAAAGTTTCACCCCAG GAGGGGAAAACTTCAGGTTCTTGACCTGAGGAAGAAGCACCATGAATTCTGGAGCATATGGGCTGGTGCGGAGGATGGTGGTTGTTcagcagagaccacagatgaGCAGCAAGTAGTGAAGGTCCTTCCCAGATATGCACTAAGGCGGCGCCTGAAGGTGGTAGCTGACCTTTGCTTCAGGCTGCGTGCAGATGAAGAACAAAGATGCTTCTTGCAGTGGGCCCACCAAAGAAAGGGCTCCATCCAATTCTGCTGTCCAGAGATGACCATCTGGGCTCAGCCTATCCATATTATGAAAGAGATCCTGAATGTTTTTCATCCAGAGCATATCCGGGTATTCGAACTGAACACACACTGGAATGTGTTTTTGCTGGCGGCCTTTGCTCCTTGCCTGGGCGAGATGAGAAATCTTCACAAACTCTTACTGGCACCTATCTCCACGAGTGTCTTCAAGATTAGCAACAGGACAACAGACAGGGAAGACAAGTGTATCAACAAGTTCATTTCTCAGTTCTCCAGATTCAACTGTCTTCAGCACCTCTCCTTAAAGAGCGTCTACTTTCTCAGAGACCGCATCAATCAGGTCCTCAG ATGCCTGACGACCCCGttggagaccctgtccatcaCTTACTGCCACATTTCACAGGCAGACCTGAACTACTTCTCTGAGTGTTCAAAGCTCTCTGAGCTGAAACATCTGGACATGAAAGGTGTGCCCTTAAAGGCTTTGGATCTTATGCCTCTCCGAGTCCTCCTAGAGAATGTGGCAGATACTTTGCTGTCCCTGGACTTGAAGGCTTGTAGGATGAAGGACTCTCATCTCACTGTGCTCATACCTGCCCTCAGCAAGTGCTCCCAGCTGTGCAAGGTCAATTTCTACTGCAATGAATTCTCCATGCCCATCCTGAGGGACCTTTTGCAGCACACAGCCAACTTGAGCAAGATGAAAGTGGAAAAGTACCCTGCCCCTATTGAGTGCTATGATGAGTTCGGTTATGTCTCCATAGAAAGATTTGTCCAACTCTGTGCTGAGCAAATAGATAGACTCAGGGTCATAAGGCAGCCCAAGTGCATCTCCTTTGCTACACATATGTGCCCTAGATGTGGAGAGCGCTGTGTTTATGGCATGGGATCCCGACTGTGTCTTTGTCAGAGGAGGCAGCGCTAA